The region CTGAATTTGAATAATATTTTTTAAGAATATTGCGAGAAGGTTTTAGCTAAGGCTTCTTTGTGTTATGAATATGGACAGGTAAATAGAGTTAGTGCAGGCAAGTTGTTATTGTGATTGATATTAAGTTTGCCAAGATTGTCTTATACTTGTATTGATGATTTAAGCTATATTCAAAAATATAATTCGGAAATTATACTTGTTTTGGAGGGGATGGTGTCGCGGAAAGGTGCAACAGATTTAAGGGCGCGGGAACTGAAGAAAGTTCTTGAGGGTGCTGTGAGCGGTTTTCAGGGAACTGAATATCAGAGCGTTGTGCGCAGTTTGTGCAGTGAAATGGAAGCGGCACTTGAGCGTGATCTCGGTTCCAAAGATGATCTCGTGGAGCGTTTGACCGAGATCGGCCTTGCTCTTTCCGGGGAAACGCGTCTGGAGCGTTTGCTGGAAATGATCGTTGACGAGGCAAGGGTTCTAACCCGGGCAGACGCCGGAACCCTGTACGTGGTTGACCGCGAAGGCCGTAAGCTTGAATTTTCAATCCTTCAGAATGATACCATGCAGGTACGCATGGGCGGTACCAGCGGAAACGAGATCACCCTGCCTCCCGTTCCTCTGTACTCCTCCGGAAATACACCCAATAAATCTAATGTTTCATCCTATTGCGGGCTGACCGGTGAAACCATTAATATTGCCGATGTGTATGAAGCCGAGGGTTTTGATTTTACCGGACCGCGTAAATATGACGCTGCCACCGGATACCGTTCCAAATCCATGCTGGTGCTGGCCCTGAAAAACCACGAGCAGGATATTATCGGGGTTTTGCAGCTCTTGAACGCCCTGGATGAAGATGGTGAGATTATCGAATTTTCACCGGATGTGGTGGATATTGTGGGTTCACTGGCCTCACAGGCCGCCATTGCCCTGACCAACGCCCAGCTCATTCAGGGATTGAAGGATCTGCTCTATTCGGTCATCCAGAGTATTGCCGCAGCCATTGATGCCAAGTCCCCTTATACCAACGGTCACATTGAGCGTGTAGTGACCATCACTATGATGATTGCTGATAAGGTCAATTGCTTGAAAGAGGGTAAATACGCGGAAACCTGCTTTACTGAAGACGAGCTTGAGGAATTGAAGCTTGCCGCATGGATGCACGATGTGGGCAAGATTTCCATCCCGGAGCATGTGGTGGATAAATCCACAAAGCTGGAAACAATTTTCGACCGTGCTGAGCTGGTGGATGCCCGTTTCAGGCTTATTGCCGAGATCATCAAAAACAGACAGCTGGAAGAAACTGTGGCCGCACTTTCAAACGGCGTTGACCCTTCAAAGGTCATGGAAATAGAGATGCGCTATGCGGTTGAACTGGAGCAGTTGGAAGAAGACAGGCTGTTTATCAATTCCTGCAACATCCCAAAAGAGTTTATGACCGATGAACGCATTGAGCGGGTGACTGATATCGCGTCCCGGACCTATGAGAGTAATGGGGAGACATTCAACTGGTTGACAGATGATGAAGTCAAGAATCTCTGCATCCGTAAAGGGACTCTGACCGATAAAGAACGCACGGTAATTGAAAGTCATGCGGCAATCACCCATGAGATGCTCTCCCGGTTGCCTTTTCCCAAGCGGCTTTCCCGTGTGCCCGAATACGCTGCCGGGCACCATGAGAAGCTGGACGGCTCCGGCTATCCCAACGGACTTGGCGGGGAAGAATTGCCTCTGCAGGCCAGAATTATGGCAGTTGCCGATATTTTTGAAGCCCTGACCGCAAAGGACCGGCCTTACAAAAAGCCCATGAAGCTTTCGCAGGCGATTAAGATTTTAGGGTTTATGGTCAAGGACAAGCACATTGACGAGGATGTATGTAGCCTGTTCATCGAATCCGGTCTGTACATGGATTACGCCAAGGCCGAGCTTGATCCTTCGCAGATTGAAGAAGAATAAGAATTCTGTCTCGGACAATAAAAATCCGACAATAACAATACAAAAAGGGAATGCCGTTTGAGCGGCATTCCCTTTTTGTTGTTCAAATAGTTGGAACTATTTGCTGTATTTGGCTTTGACCGCTTTAAAGGCGTCTTTACCGTCTGCGGTTTTTACGCCTTCAAGCCATGTTTTTACTGTGTCAAGATTGTTAGCAATCCATTCGGAGGCTACGTCTGCAGCTTCCTTGTTTTTGTATCCGTGTTCGTTGATCCATTCGCTCTGGGTCTGTGAAGAGATAACAAAGTTTTCAAGGAGTTTTTGGATTTGAGGGTACTGTTTTACAAATCCTGCACGGGTCACGGTATAGACATCGCTTGCGCTGATCAAGTCTTCTGTTCCGGGAATGGGGTTGAGGAATTTAATGTCCATGCGCACTGCCATCCAGTGAGGTTTCCAGCAGCCGAAAACAACCCATTTGTCCGCTTTGATTCGGTTGCCTGCTTCTGCAAGCATTACCGGTGTGGTGGTGCCTACATGTTCCCATTCGCCAAGCTGGCCCACATTGTTTGCAATCATCTTGCTCATGGCGGTGTGCATTCCTGATCCAGGCTCAATGTCATAGATTGTTTTGTCAAATTTTGCGGCATGTTTATTGAGATCTCCAACGGACTTAACTCCGCCGTCCCATGCCTGTTTGGAAACACACATTCCGATCAACGCATCGCTGAGGTTGGTGCGTACTTTTACGGCCTCTCCTTTTTCTACCAGAGGATCAAGCATGGGGTTCTGTTGCGGTGTCCAGCCTGCAAGGAACACGTCCATGTCGTTCTGGCTCATGCTTTTGTAAATAATAGGCGGGCCGACTTCGAGCATTTCACTTTCATAGCCCATGGCGGAAAGCAACTGTACTACAACATTGGTTTTGACTGTTACTCCGGGCCACGGTGGAACTCCGAATTTAATTTTTGTATCAGCAGATGCAAATGCGGGAATGAATGTCGCAATACATAAAAAAAGGGTAATCTTGATAATACAAGATTTCATTGGATCCTCCAATTGGGTTATGGTGTTCTGGGTTTTATGAAAGTAAAATAGATGCAAGAACAAAGAATATGGTCCTGCAACGTGTTTGTATATGTGGATTTAAAGTAAAAATCAAGGCCCGTCATAAATAATATGACGGGCCTCTTTGATTGATTCTGAAATCGTGATGTCGGATTATCTTTTCTTATTATTTTCCTGCCAATGTGTCAGTACGGTGTCAATGGTGCGTAAGCGGGCAATTTTACGTGCGATATCGATTACAGCCAGCTTGATGAGGCGGTCCTTTTTGGGGTGCATGTATTCCCCGGTCAGGTTCAGGGCGTATGAGGTGGGCGGATCGAATTCAACGCCGAGGAAGTCGCCGTTGATGTCCACCAGTGCGGAGTACTGTTCGTAATCCTCATCATATTCAATGTCCACTTCCGATGCACCTATGACCACGTAATCGATGTAGTTGTCACGGGCGATGGAAATGATTTCGTCTTCGGTTACGGTCTGCTGTGAGGTGGCATATGACCTCTTGCAGGAGTCGAGCAGGAATCCGGTGATCATGCGGTCGCGGTGGGTCTCAAACCCGGCTTCGTTGAATTCCTGCTGCAAAGATTTATTCAGGTTGCGGATCAGGTTTTCGCATTCCTGCGGGGAAAGGTTTTCCCCTTTGATGCGCGGCACCAGTGAAAAGACAATGGTGGGTTTTCCGGTTTTCTTATAAATTTTGTACCCGTCTTTGCTTCCGCATACTCCGCTGGCGGCAAAGGAGAGTAACAGCAGGGAGCTGATCAGCGCACAAAGCAGGATTCTTGATATTTTCATTTTGCCTCCGTCTTGACCGCTATGGTCCTGTTTTACCTTTTACACTGGTTCAGATCACTCAGGGAGTTGATCAGGCTGTTGTACAGATTTACATCCGAAACCTTGGTATGCCGCTTGGCAATAGTGGCGGTCACACCCTTGATGCATTTTACAACCTTGCCGCCGCCTTGCAGGATGGCTGCTGTGGTGTAGTTGCGTTCGATAAATGCACCGAGGTCGTTGTCCTTGGTTCCGGTCTTGATTATCAGCTTGTAGACTACCTGCGGTTTGGGCAAACGCATGGTGGTCTGGTAGACATTATCTCGTTCGGAAAATCCGGATTTATCCGCCCCCTGCTGGAATGATACGCCGAACATGGATACCGCTGCATGCAGTCCGCGTCTGAACGCAGGCCCGCGCGATTTTGGCGGGAGCACAAGGTTCTCTTCAGAGAGAGCCTGCGACGCAAGCATCTGGGCCAGTGATTTATATTTGGCGTGGTTTTCGATACGTTTTTGCGTACCTTTGGAAAGCTCGATTTGTTTTATTTCGCACGTTTTTGTGGAAAACAGGTAGTCGAGATCGGCAAGGCATTTGCCCAGCTCGTTCTGGGCACCCGGTTTAAGTCGTTTTTTGTCAGTGAAAAAACCGACAATGGCGGCCCTTATCTGCCCGGCAAGCGGGTTCAGGCTGAAGCTTGGGGTTTTATCAAGATAGGGAACTGAGATCAGCATGGGGGCAGAGTATACCAAAGATTCCGTTGCGGCCTGAAAAAGCAGGAAGTTCAGGCCGATATAGACCCGCCCCTTATACAGTCGCTGTTCAGCTGATCCGTATTCGTCCACAAATGAAATCACATTGTCCACAAATAGCAGGGGGACGAGGATGGATTCGGGATCGAATTTGGTGTTGAATCCGGCCCGTTTTATGTTCACACCCTCGTTTTTAGCTGCAGCGCGCTTTAGAAATCCAAGCACCCCTTTGCGCAGGGCTTTTTTGAACTGCTTGTCTTTGAGGATTGTTTCAAGCTCTGCCTTGTGGCGGTCCTTTTCTTTATTGCGCACCTTGCCGATGGCGGATGGAATGATATAAAGCTCCTTCGCCTCGGACCATGCGGGACAAAGCAGCATGGCCAGTAGAACCGGAATTATGCACAATAAGCGGACCATATTTTTACCACTGGTGTCCCTGAATATTATCTTGGGCTTCCTGATCCTTGATGTCTTCTGTTTTATGCTTGGAGCTTTCTGTTTCATCTTTCAGGTCCCCGGCTGATTCACCTACGTCATGCATGGTGGTCTTGGCTGACTGGGCATGCTGGAATTTTTTTGCACAACCGGTGGAGCCGAGCAGCAGCATGGAGCAGATGATGAGCATCAGTATTTTTTTCATTGGTATACTCCTTTTGAATTTTGTTTAGTCTAGCATGTCTTCAGCCAGAGCAACAGAGGAAGCTTTCTCTTCTACCTGCTTAAAGCCGGATGCGGCCTGACTGGCAAGCTTCTTTTTCAGTCTGCTGCTTAAGGTCAGTTTTTGCTGGTAATAAGATTCGAGCATGGTGGTGACCTGCGTGTTTTTACGGCGTGCGGTCATGATAATGCTGCTGATATCTTTGCCCTGTTTTGTGATTACAGCCGAGTTGCCTTCAATGTAGTTGAAGTCGGCTTCAAAGTCGTTGAAAAGGCTTTGCAGGCTCTCAAATTGTTCCATGGTATCCATAAGCCTTGGAAGTGCAGCTATTGCCCCGATGGGGTTATTCTGGGCATTACTTATCTGTGCAACCAGTTCTGCAATGGAGAGGCCGATAATTGTCAGTTGTTTGGTAACTTCCGCACTCATCTGTTCGCCTTTTTCAGCATATGAGTTCATGGCCCGGTCAATGCTCAGGATAACATTGCCTGATTTGTCCATGCTCATGTCGTAAAGTGCATTGGATGCGTGCAGATTGGTGGAAAATGAACTGATGATGGAGTCGAGGTTTTGAAGCTGTGCTGCATTGAGCTGTGAAAAATCAGCAGCTTCTGATTTTATCCGGCTTTCCAGAGCCTTGAGCATCCTGCCGTTCTCGGCAATTTTTACCGCCGCTCCTTCGATTGAGTCGGTGGGCTCGTATGAAAGGTCTTTGATGAAAGCCTTGATGGAGATCTTTTTCATGCCTGTGGAGCTGACACCCCGTGCTGTATCTGCCGCGGCCTTGTAGTTCTGGTTCATGGCGGAAACAGTTTTGCCCACCAGAGATTGCAGGGCGCGGGTCTCGTTGAGTGCGCCGAGCATCTGCTCTCTGATTTCAACTGTTTTTTTTGCCAACTCCTTGCTTGTGTCCAATGTTTTCAGGATATTGATAAGAGCGTCGTTGGTGCTTTGGGGCTGGGCGGCCTGCATGTTCTTCTGTCCGCCACCCATAAGTGCCTGGGCAAAGGCACCGAATAATGCCATCGCGGCCTGATTGTC is a window of Desulfovibrio sp. JC010 DNA encoding:
- a CDS encoding HD domain-containing phosphohydrolase, with protein sequence MSRKGATDLRARELKKVLEGAVSGFQGTEYQSVVRSLCSEMEAALERDLGSKDDLVERLTEIGLALSGETRLERLLEMIVDEARVLTRADAGTLYVVDREGRKLEFSILQNDTMQVRMGGTSGNEITLPPVPLYSSGNTPNKSNVSSYCGLTGETINIADVYEAEGFDFTGPRKYDAATGYRSKSMLVLALKNHEQDIIGVLQLLNALDEDGEIIEFSPDVVDIVGSLASQAAIALTNAQLIQGLKDLLYSVIQSIAAAIDAKSPYTNGHIERVVTITMMIADKVNCLKEGKYAETCFTEDELEELKLAAWMHDVGKISIPEHVVDKSTKLETIFDRAELVDARFRLIAEIIKNRQLEETVAALSNGVDPSKVMEIEMRYAVELEQLEEDRLFINSCNIPKEFMTDERIERVTDIASRTYESNGETFNWLTDDEVKNLCIRKGTLTDKERTVIESHAAITHEMLSRLPFPKRLSRVPEYAAGHHEKLDGSGYPNGLGGEELPLQARIMAVADIFEALTAKDRPYKKPMKLSQAIKILGFMVKDKHIDEDVCSLFIESGLYMDYAKAELDPSQIEEE
- a CDS encoding glycine betaine ABC transporter substrate-binding protein, which translates into the protein MKSCIIKITLFLCIATFIPAFASADTKIKFGVPPWPGVTVKTNVVVQLLSAMGYESEMLEVGPPIIYKSMSQNDMDVFLAGWTPQQNPMLDPLVEKGEAVKVRTNLSDALIGMCVSKQAWDGGVKSVGDLNKHAAKFDKTIYDIEPGSGMHTAMSKMIANNVGQLGEWEHVGTTTPVMLAEAGNRIKADKWVVFGCWKPHWMAVRMDIKFLNPIPGTEDLISASDVYTVTRAGFVKQYPQIQKLLENFVISSQTQSEWINEHGYKNKEAADVASEWIANNLDTVKTWLEGVKTADGKDAFKAVKAKYSK
- a CDS encoding SH3 domain-containing protein, with the translated sequence MSSRLVSYVLVSLALCLLAAGCIPQKNKQQNNAVKTAVRTETVVITPVVTGRSLLKSNVREVSSSKADIVDILARNTQVELVGKNGNWYKIKRMDGSGKPGFVYHKLINLDFGNYLGTRGRNKEKAVVYEAASKKSPSVRILQPQTTFDIMGVENDFYLIKGEDFEGYAFTKVCVADPLTPIAKTETRTFTAKVVPEDSGSTNIAAATPAKKFAPKPKKEKIKIRTSTKTKKKTVKKKSSGDNQAAMALFGAFAQALMGGGQKNMQAAQPQSTNDALINILKTLDTSKELAKKTVEIREQMLGALNETRALQSLVGKTVSAMNQNYKAAADTARGVSSTGMKKISIKAFIKDLSYEPTDSIEGAAVKIAENGRMLKALESRIKSEAADFSQLNAAQLQNLDSIISSFSTNLHASNALYDMSMDKSGNVILSIDRAMNSYAEKGEQMSAEVTKQLTIIGLSIAELVAQISNAQNNPIGAIAALPRLMDTMEQFESLQSLFNDFEADFNYIEGNSAVITKQGKDISSIIMTARRKNTQVTTMLESYYQQKLTLSSRLKKKLASQAASGFKQVEEKASSVALAEDMLD